The following are encoded together in the Gilvimarinus sp. DA14 genome:
- a CDS encoding SulP family inorganic anion transporter: protein MLDTLRQNWLSNVRGDLLSGTVVALALIPEAIAFSIIAGVDPKVGLYASFCIAFISAFAGGRPAMISAATGAMALVMVDLVKDHGLEYLLAATLLTGVLQIIAGALKLGNLMRFVSRSVVTGFVNALAILIFLAQLPEITGANFTLPVYALLIAGLGIIYLLPYVTRAIPSPLVCIVALTAVAIYFGIDVRTVGDMGELPDSLPVFLIPDVPLNLETLKIIFPFSLTLAVVGLLESMMTATIVDDLTDTESNKSRECVGQGLSNIGAGFLGGMAGCAMIGQSVINVKSGGRTRLSTLVAGVFLLILVVFLGDWVGRIPMAALVAVMIMVSIGTFSWASIAALKTNPKSSSVVMIATVAVVVATHNLALGVLLGVLLSALFFAHKVGQILYVGSELSDDRSHRTYTVVGQVFFTSAEQFIGGFDFKEAVDRVTIDLSRAHFWDITAISSLDKVVIKLRREGAEVDLIGLNQASATLVDKFAVHNKPEEVEKLMGH, encoded by the coding sequence ATGCTTGATACTCTTCGCCAGAACTGGCTGAGCAATGTGCGTGGCGACCTGCTCTCGGGCACCGTGGTTGCACTCGCCCTAATCCCAGAGGCCATAGCCTTTTCCATTATCGCCGGAGTGGATCCAAAGGTCGGCCTCTACGCCTCCTTCTGTATCGCGTTCATCAGTGCCTTCGCAGGTGGCCGCCCGGCCATGATTTCCGCCGCCACCGGCGCCATGGCTTTGGTGATGGTAGATTTGGTCAAAGACCACGGCTTGGAATATTTGCTCGCGGCAACGCTGCTAACCGGTGTACTGCAAATTATTGCGGGGGCGCTCAAGCTCGGTAACTTGATGCGTTTTGTCTCACGCTCTGTGGTGACAGGGTTTGTAAACGCTCTGGCAATACTGATCTTTCTCGCGCAATTGCCCGAGATTACTGGCGCCAACTTTACCCTGCCGGTTTACGCGCTGCTGATTGCCGGTTTGGGAATTATCTACCTGCTACCCTATGTTACCCGCGCGATACCCTCACCCTTGGTGTGTATTGTCGCGCTCACCGCGGTTGCCATTTATTTCGGTATTGATGTGCGCACCGTGGGCGATATGGGGGAGCTGCCCGACAGCCTGCCGGTGTTTTTGATACCGGATGTTCCGCTCAATTTAGAAACCTTAAAAATTATCTTTCCCTTCTCTCTTACCCTGGCGGTAGTGGGCTTGCTGGAATCGATGATGACCGCCACGATTGTCGATGACCTGACCGACACCGAGAGCAATAAAAGCCGTGAGTGTGTGGGCCAGGGTCTGTCGAACATTGGCGCCGGCTTTCTCGGCGGCATGGCCGGTTGCGCCATGATTGGGCAGTCGGTTATCAACGTAAAATCCGGTGGCCGCACGCGGTTATCGACATTAGTCGCGGGCGTGTTTTTGCTGATACTGGTGGTCTTTTTAGGCGATTGGGTGGGCCGCATCCCCATGGCCGCTTTGGTGGCGGTGATGATTATGGTCTCTATCGGCACCTTTAGCTGGGCCTCAATTGCGGCGCTTAAAACCAATCCCAAAAGCTCCTCGGTGGTCATGATTGCCACGGTTGCCGTAGTGGTTGCCACTCATAACCTCGCCTTGGGCGTGCTCTTGGGTGTACTGCTAAGCGCCCTATTCTTTGCTCATAAGGTGGGGCAAATTTTGTATGTGGGCTCTGAGCTAAGCGACGATCGCAGCCATCGCACTTACACGGTTGTGGGCCAGGTCTTTTTTACCTCGGCCGAACAGTTTATCGGCGGTTTTGACTTCAAAGAGGCGGTAGATCGTGTCACCATCGATTTATCCCGCGCGCACTTTTGGGACATTACCGCCATCAGCTCACTGGACAAGGTGGTCATTAAATTGCGCCGCGAAGGGGCCGAGGTAGACTTAATTGGTCTCAATCAGGCCAGCGCCACCCTGGTGGACAAATTTGCCGTACACAATAAGCCCGAAGAAGTTGAAAAGTTAATGGGGCATTAA
- a CDS encoding universal stress protein, whose protein sequence is MASNVIACIDDSNYAQAVCDGAAWAAQKLQAPLHLLHVLDYVHGLGERNLSGTLGFGAQETLLEELAELDEKRGKLAMEQGKQMLAAALERVNQAGISEAQTRQRHGELTDTLVDLADETRLLVVGKRGAESASAHGHIGSHIEKIIRTMHKPILIVQQGFSAPKQLMIAYDGSPTIRKGIEMIAASPLLKDSVCHLVMVGKDTADNRESLAWAKNQLQQSGIEAAEHIIAGDPDSALEEFQRENAIDLLVMGAYGHSRIRHFIVGSTTTAMICRCKTSMLVLR, encoded by the coding sequence ATGGCTAGCAATGTAATCGCCTGTATCGACGACTCCAATTACGCTCAAGCCGTTTGCGACGGTGCCGCTTGGGCCGCGCAAAAGCTGCAAGCGCCGCTGCACCTGTTGCACGTGCTGGATTATGTGCACGGCCTAGGAGAGCGCAACTTATCCGGCACCCTGGGCTTTGGCGCCCAAGAAACACTGCTGGAAGAGCTGGCCGAGCTGGACGAGAAACGCGGCAAGTTGGCCATGGAGCAAGGCAAGCAAATGCTTGCCGCTGCCCTTGAGCGAGTAAACCAGGCGGGCATCAGTGAGGCGCAAACACGCCAACGCCACGGCGAACTAACCGATACACTGGTGGATCTGGCCGATGAAACCCGCCTATTGGTGGTGGGCAAGCGCGGCGCCGAAAGCGCCAGTGCCCATGGGCATATCGGCAGCCATATCGAGAAAATCATCCGCACCATGCACAAGCCCATTTTGATTGTGCAGCAGGGCTTTAGCGCCCCCAAACAACTGATGATTGCCTACGACGGCAGCCCCACCATTCGCAAAGGCATCGAGATGATTGCCGCGAGCCCCCTACTTAAGGACAGCGTGTGTCACTTGGTTATGGTGGGCAAAGACACAGCGGACAATCGCGAGTCGTTAGCCTGGGCTAAAAACCAGCTGCAACAGTCGGGGATTGAGGCGGCCGAACATATTATTGCCGGCGACCCGGACTCGGCACTCGAAGAATTCCAACGTGAAAATGCTATCGATTTACTGGTGATGGGCGCCTACGGTCATTCACGCATTCGCCACTTTATTGTGGGTAGCACCACCACCGCCATGATTTGCCGCTGCAAAACGTCAATGCTGGTGCTGCGTTAA
- a CDS encoding VanZ family protein codes for MRVLFIGQYLLLLALYLVMGTAKQPQQVVGDYNDVLMHFAGYAVAGVSVSIAFARQAIWLRFFQLFCFSTLVEIIQYTLPWRSFELKDIAANSLGILVGLACWQVVLWIRTKARVSTENNRERS; via the coding sequence ATGCGAGTTCTGTTTATCGGCCAATACCTGCTGCTGTTAGCGCTGTACCTGGTAATGGGTACCGCCAAACAACCCCAGCAGGTCGTGGGCGATTACAATGATGTACTGATGCACTTTGCCGGTTACGCCGTGGCGGGTGTATCGGTCAGTATCGCTTTTGCCCGGCAGGCAATCTGGCTGAGGTTTTTTCAGCTGTTTTGTTTTTCTACCCTGGTAGAAATTATTCAGTACACACTGCCCTGGCGCAGTTTTGAGCTCAAGGATATCGCTGCGAACTCGCTGGGCATTTTGGTGGGATTGGCGTGCTGGCAGGTGGTTTTATGGATCAGGACAAAAGCCCGCGTATCCACAGAGAACAACCGCGAACGGTCATAG
- a CDS encoding carboxymuconolactone decarboxylase family protein, translated as MTDFTLHTQDSAPQEAKSLLQASEKSFGMIPNLHAVMAEAPGLLEGYQALHRLVLESSFDNEEKTVVWQTVNVEHECHYCVPAHTGIAHSMKVDESITEALRNKTELPAKLEALREFTLEVVRNRGNVDDAKVSAFLDAGFTKRQVLEVILVVSQKVMSNYVNHLAETPIDEPFKKFEWSPK; from the coding sequence ATGACTGACTTTACTTTACACACTCAAGATTCTGCCCCGCAGGAAGCCAAAAGCCTATTGCAGGCATCGGAGAAAAGCTTCGGCATGATCCCCAACTTGCACGCGGTGATGGCCGAGGCTCCGGGGCTGCTGGAAGGCTACCAAGCACTCCACCGGTTGGTGCTGGAGTCTAGCTTTGACAACGAGGAAAAAACTGTGGTGTGGCAAACGGTGAATGTGGAGCACGAATGTCACTATTGTGTGCCCGCACATACCGGCATCGCTCATTCAATGAAGGTGGATGAATCTATTACCGAAGCTTTGCGTAATAAAACCGAGTTGCCCGCCAAGCTGGAAGCCCTGCGCGAGTTCACCCTGGAAGTGGTGCGCAACCGAGGCAATGTGGATGACGCCAAAGTCAGTGCCTTTTTAGATGCGGGTTTTACCAAGCGTCAGGTACTGGAAGTGATTTTGGTGGTTTCGCAAAAAGTGATGAGTAACTACGTCAACCACTTGGCCGAGACACCCATTGACGAGCCGTTCAAAAAGTTCGAATGGTCGCCCAAGTAA
- a CDS encoding TetR/AcrR family transcriptional regulator yields the protein MPRSAQYDRETALQAAVDLFWRRGFYATSLKDIEKALDMRPGSLYAAFGNKQQLFDAAIDTYADQMRVDVQQFIQRENGVINGVMAYLRWLLLGDDQSTLAEAPACLVVKTLLESTDDADPLRSKARHLLQQVEQGFTAALEQAKNAGELKADVDCARLARLLQTQLMGARSFAQSSPDVTQLDSLLDDIEMIFTPYRRG from the coding sequence ATGCCCAGAAGCGCGCAATACGACCGAGAAACAGCCTTACAAGCAGCGGTAGATCTTTTCTGGCGGCGGGGCTTTTACGCCACCAGCCTGAAAGATATTGAAAAAGCGCTGGATATGCGCCCTGGCAGCCTGTACGCCGCGTTTGGCAATAAACAACAACTGTTTGATGCCGCTATCGATACCTACGCCGACCAAATGCGAGTTGACGTACAGCAGTTTATTCAGCGCGAAAACGGCGTTATCAACGGTGTAATGGCCTATTTACGCTGGCTTTTGCTCGGCGATGACCAATCTACTCTGGCAGAAGCTCCCGCCTGCCTAGTGGTGAAAACGCTGCTGGAATCCACCGACGACGCCGACCCGCTGCGCAGCAAAGCGCGTCACTTACTGCAGCAAGTGGAGCAGGGCTTTACGGCCGCTCTGGAGCAAGCTAAAAATGCCGGAGAACTAAAAGCGGATGTGGACTGCGCGCGGCTAGCGCGGCTATTGCAAACTCAGCTAATGGGCGCCCGATCTTTCGCTCAAAGCTCACCCGATGTAACACAGCTGGACAGTTTGCTGGATGATATTGAAATGATTTTCACACCCTATCGCCGTGGATAA
- the dbpA gene encoding ATP-dependent RNA helicase DbpA, translating to MSDSQTQFSRLSLQPELQQNLKSLGYTSMTPIQAESLPAIIAGRDVIGQGKTGSGKTAAFGLGVLNALEVKRFCVQALVLCPTRELADQVAKEIRRLARAIHNIKVLTVCGGMPFGPQINSLEHGAHIVVGTPGRVEEHIRKNNLDLSQLSMLVLDEADRMLEMGFAEALDAVIAAAPVKRQTLLFSATYPPKIEQIAKRVMREPLLVKVESSHDTSSIQQSFYAVTDESSRLRAVQLLLLQHQPESAVVFCNTKRETQQVADALSAQGFSALALHGDLEQRDRDITLVRFANKSATVLVATDVAARGLDIENLDMVINYQLARDSEVHVHRVGRTGRAGAKGIACNLHSDKEHYKLLLLEEEQGLEVSNTPLPKIDVANAQAPQPAMVTLQIDGGKKQKVRPGDILGCLTGDKGIDGGAVGKINIADNSSFVAVKRAQMKKALDKIRNGKLKGRQFRVRVVS from the coding sequence GTGTCTGACAGTCAAACCCAGTTTTCTCGCCTGAGCCTGCAACCCGAATTGCAACAAAATCTTAAATCCCTTGGCTATACATCCATGACGCCCATTCAGGCGGAGAGTTTACCGGCCATTATTGCCGGGCGTGATGTGATTGGCCAGGGCAAAACCGGCTCGGGTAAAACCGCTGCGTTTGGCTTGGGAGTACTTAATGCCCTTGAGGTCAAACGTTTCTGCGTGCAGGCGCTGGTGCTTTGCCCCACGCGCGAGTTAGCCGATCAGGTGGCCAAAGAAATTCGTCGCCTAGCGCGGGCGATTCACAATATTAAAGTGCTGACGGTTTGCGGCGGAATGCCTTTCGGCCCGCAAATCAATTCGCTGGAGCATGGCGCGCACATTGTGGTGGGCACGCCGGGGCGGGTGGAAGAGCACATCCGCAAAAACAATTTGGATTTAAGTCAGCTATCGATGTTGGTGCTGGACGAAGCGGATCGCATGTTGGAAATGGGCTTTGCCGAAGCGCTGGATGCGGTGATTGCAGCGGCACCGGTGAAGCGTCAAACGCTGCTGTTCAGTGCGACTTATCCGCCCAAAATTGAACAGATTGCTAAGCGGGTTATGCGCGAGCCGCTGTTGGTGAAAGTAGAGTCCAGCCACGACACCTCTAGCATTCAGCAGAGCTTTTATGCCGTTACGGACGAGTCGTCGCGTTTGCGTGCCGTACAGTTATTGCTCTTGCAGCACCAGCCGGAATCCGCTGTGGTGTTTTGCAATACCAAGCGTGAAACCCAGCAAGTAGCGGATGCTTTATCGGCTCAGGGGTTCAGTGCATTGGCATTGCATGGCGACTTGGAGCAGCGTGATCGCGACATTACCCTGGTGCGCTTTGCCAACAAAAGTGCCACGGTGCTGGTGGCTACCGATGTCGCCGCTCGCGGTCTGGACATCGAAAATTTGGACATGGTAATTAACTACCAGCTCGCTCGTGACAGCGAAGTACACGTGCATCGGGTGGGGCGTACCGGGCGCGCGGGTGCGAAAGGTATTGCCTGTAATCTGCACAGCGATAAAGAGCACTACAAACTATTATTGTTGGAAGAAGAGCAGGGGCTTGAGGTATCCAACACCCCATTACCTAAAATAGACGTGGCCAATGCCCAGGCGCCGCAACCGGCGATGGTGACACTGCAAATAGACGGCGGAAAAAAACAGAAAGTCCGCCCCGGCGATATTCTGGGTTGCCTGACCGGAGACAAGGGTATCGATGGCGGTGCCGTGGGTAAAATTAATATTGCCGATAACTCATCGTTCGTTGCAGTTAAGCGTGCGCAGATGAAAAAAGCTTTGGATAAAATTCGCAACGGCAAGTTGAAAGGTCGGCAGTTTCGGGTGCGAGTGGTGAGTTGA
- a CDS encoding SDR family oxidoreductase, with amino-acid sequence MKLNGDFAGKTVLVVGGTSGICRGIAERFAGLGCSVCVISRSQDKIDTTVLALTEMGAQDACGFSVDVRKGDEMREAVSQLHARWGALDIVVSGAAGNFPALASGLSDNGFGAVVDIDLKGTFHVMSAIYPYLRKPGASVINISAPQAQLAMAGQVHVCAAKAGVDMITRTLSIEWGGEGVRVNSVIPGPIEGTEGMDRLAPGEDMRNKIVQTVPLKRMGRARDVADCCVFLSSDLASFITGAVIPVDGGWSLGGAASIGTGIAQMLQQQQQ; translated from the coding sequence ATGAAATTAAATGGAGACTTTGCCGGTAAAACGGTGTTGGTAGTGGGCGGTACCAGTGGTATCTGTCGCGGTATTGCTGAGCGCTTTGCGGGCTTAGGTTGCAGCGTATGTGTGATCAGTCGCTCGCAGGATAAAATCGACACCACGGTGCTGGCTTTGACTGAAATGGGAGCGCAGGACGCCTGTGGCTTTAGCGTTGATGTGCGCAAAGGCGATGAAATGCGCGAAGCTGTCAGCCAGTTGCACGCCCGGTGGGGCGCTCTGGATATTGTCGTCTCCGGCGCGGCGGGCAACTTTCCTGCACTTGCCAGCGGCTTGTCCGACAATGGCTTTGGTGCGGTGGTGGATATCGACCTCAAGGGCACCTTCCATGTGATGAGCGCTATTTATCCTTATTTGCGTAAGCCCGGGGCCTCGGTAATTAATATTTCGGCGCCTCAAGCGCAGCTTGCGATGGCCGGGCAAGTACATGTATGCGCCGCCAAGGCTGGGGTGGACATGATTACCCGCACCTTGAGCATTGAGTGGGGCGGCGAAGGGGTGCGGGTGAATTCGGTGATCCCCGGGCCGATTGAGGGCACCGAGGGCATGGATCGCCTGGCGCCGGGCGAGGATATGCGCAACAAAATTGTCCAGACCGTACCGTTAAAACGCATGGGCCGGGCGCGGGATGTTGCCGACTGCTGCGTATTTTTAAGCTCCGATTTGGCAAGCTTTATTACCGGTGCGGTGATCCCGGTAGACGGTGGCTGGAGCCTGGGTGGTGCGGCAAGTATCGGCACAGGAATCGCTCAGATGCTGCAACAGCAGCAACAGTAA
- a CDS encoding enoyl-CoA hydratase: MSLPTLCSQIGADFSRGQLRLTLNREAQKNALSLAMYQSLTDALRWAAGQGDVRVVRLCGSGDSFTAGNDLADFLSAGELNESHPAVQFMRAVRELPQPLVAEVNGLAVGIGTTLLLHCDLVYASEDSYFQLPFTRLGLCPEFGASTLLAKRIGHVKARELLLLGDKLEALEAERLGLVNGVYPLERLAEEVDWVCAELGKLPPQAVARTKALLGEVEAWPTDRVIERELAVFAECLRGDEAKQVISQLMNKGNA, from the coding sequence TTGAGCTTGCCAACACTTTGTTCCCAAATTGGCGCAGACTTTTCTCGCGGTCAGCTGCGTCTAACGTTAAACCGTGAGGCGCAAAAAAACGCCTTGTCTTTGGCAATGTACCAGAGCCTGACCGATGCATTGCGCTGGGCCGCAGGCCAAGGCGATGTGCGCGTGGTGCGGCTGTGCGGCAGTGGCGATAGTTTCACCGCGGGTAATGACCTGGCCGATTTTTTGAGTGCCGGCGAGCTGAACGAGAGTCATCCAGCGGTGCAGTTTATGCGAGCGGTGCGAGAATTGCCGCAGCCGCTGGTGGCCGAAGTCAATGGCCTGGCCGTGGGTATCGGCACCACATTGCTGCTGCATTGTGATTTGGTCTACGCCAGCGAAGACTCTTACTTTCAATTGCCTTTTACCCGTCTGGGATTGTGCCCTGAGTTTGGCGCCAGCACCTTGCTGGCCAAGCGCATTGGGCATGTTAAAGCTCGCGAGCTTTTACTGTTGGGCGATAAGCTTGAGGCTCTGGAGGCAGAGCGCTTGGGTTTGGTCAATGGAGTCTATCCGCTGGAGCGGCTTGCCGAAGAGGTGGACTGGGTGTGTGCCGAGCTGGGCAAATTACCGCCGCAGGCGGTGGCCCGCACCAAAGCCTTACTTGGCGAGGTAGAAGCTTGGCCCACGGATAGAGTGATTGAACGCGAGCTCGCGGTATTTGCCGAGTGTTTGCGTGGCGATGAAGCGAAGCAGGTTATCAGCCAACTAATGAATAAGGGTAACGCATGA
- a CDS encoding DUF481 domain-containing protein: MKSLIRRPYSLRAYSLTLACAAIPATISTTVAAAEDIDAPTVATVEIDAPWDWVKLTSGEWLKGEVTALEQDSLEFDSDELGDQSIDWESVAAIHTHKSVNVLFTNQQLYTGKLETVDGKLYIDGQGPFEILDVMRIASTSRREIDRWSGKVGAGVNYRTGNVDQEDFNANVSLLRRTARSSVRLSYIADVFYDEGEETSNEHRATGSWYIRRSERWFWQPVQFEFYSAPLQNISSQWTAGMGAGVYLIDNDQTSWTTSAGPGYMYTKYKEVPEGQDETVDSGAFYLNTQYDQELTDYMDVSATYQLTATNNESGKYKHHGVVSLYIDLTDKLDLSMSAYWDRIKYPQADADGVIPEQDDFRYTVGVSYEF, translated from the coding sequence GTGAAAAGCTTAATCCGCCGACCCTACTCGCTTCGGGCTTACTCGCTAACACTTGCCTGCGCGGCAATCCCCGCGACCATTTCCACAACCGTCGCCGCAGCTGAAGACATCGACGCGCCCACTGTCGCCACCGTCGAGATAGACGCGCCCTGGGACTGGGTTAAGCTCACCTCCGGTGAGTGGCTCAAGGGCGAAGTTACCGCTCTGGAGCAAGACTCGCTGGAGTTTGACAGTGACGAGCTGGGAGACCAGTCCATTGACTGGGAATCGGTTGCGGCGATCCACACCCATAAGTCTGTGAATGTGCTGTTCACCAACCAGCAACTTTATACCGGCAAGCTCGAGACGGTGGACGGCAAGCTGTACATCGACGGCCAGGGGCCTTTTGAAATTCTCGATGTGATGCGCATCGCCAGCACCAGCAGGCGTGAAATCGACCGCTGGAGCGGTAAGGTCGGTGCCGGGGTTAACTACCGCACCGGTAATGTGGATCAGGAAGACTTCAATGCCAATGTCAGTCTATTGCGCCGCACCGCCCGCTCCAGTGTGCGCCTAAGCTATATTGCCGATGTGTTTTACGATGAAGGCGAAGAGACCAGTAACGAGCACCGGGCCACGGGCAGCTGGTATATTCGTCGTTCCGAGCGCTGGTTCTGGCAGCCTGTGCAATTTGAATTTTACAGCGCGCCCCTGCAGAACATCTCCAGCCAGTGGACCGCGGGTATGGGTGCCGGTGTGTACTTAATTGATAATGACCAGACCAGCTGGACCACATCGGCAGGCCCGGGTTATATGTACACCAAATACAAAGAAGTCCCCGAAGGGCAAGACGAAACGGTCGATTCCGGGGCTTTTTATCTCAACACCCAATACGATCAGGAGCTGACGGACTATATGGACGTAAGCGCCACCTACCAGCTGACGGCCACTAACAACGAGTCGGGCAAGTACAAACACCATGGTGTGGTCAGCTTGTATATCGACCTGACCGACAAGCTTGATTTAAGCATGAGCGCCTACTGGGATCGAATTAAATACCCCCAGGCGGATGCCGACGGGGTTATTCCCGAACAAGATGACTTCCGCTATACCGTGGGTGTCAGCTACGAGTTTTAA
- the argS gene encoding arginine--tRNA ligase, which translates to MNIRELLSEKVRAAMTGAGIPDDCQPMVAAAKKAGFGDYQANGAMGAAKKMGTNPRELAAKIVEHLAVDELAEKVEIAGPGFINIHLKPEWLAQQTASAERATDLAIRAAETPQTIVVDYSSPNLAKEMHVGHLRSTIIGDSLVRVLERLGHTVIRQNHVGDWGTQFGMLIAELEEHLAQNESASMALSDLEVFYQQAKAHFDADEAFADKAREYVVKLQSGDEQVLKLWRQFKQVSLDHSAEIYQKLNVTLSAADVRGESYYNNDLAPIVQELQEQKLCSEDQGAQVVFLPELADKEGNPSPVIVQKKGGGFLYATTDLAALRYRAVDLNADRILYFIDARQSLHMQQVFTLARKAGFVSNQVSLEHHAFGTMMGSDGKPFKTRSGGTVKLSALLDEAVDRARAVITDKNPELAEADEVARKVGIGAVKYADLSKTRTNDYVFNWDTMLSFEGNTAPYLQYAYTRVQSIFRKAGVNPEQVSADIVIGTEQEKALAIKLLQFGEVLAQVAEDALPHVLCNYVYDVASLYMRFYEACPILKSDVEPATRDSRLRLCHLVSRTIATGLDMLGIEVSEQM; encoded by the coding sequence ATGAACATCCGCGAATTACTCAGCGAAAAAGTACGCGCCGCCATGACCGGCGCCGGCATCCCCGACGACTGCCAACCCATGGTGGCCGCAGCCAAAAAAGCAGGCTTTGGCGACTATCAGGCCAATGGCGCAATGGGCGCTGCGAAAAAAATGGGCACCAACCCGCGCGAGCTGGCGGCCAAGATTGTCGAGCATCTGGCCGTTGATGAGCTGGCCGAAAAAGTGGAAATTGCCGGCCCCGGCTTTATTAACATTCACCTGAAGCCCGAATGGCTGGCGCAGCAAACCGCTAGTGCCGAGCGCGCCACCGACCTGGCTATCCGCGCCGCCGAGACACCGCAAACCATTGTCGTGGATTATTCCTCGCCCAATCTGGCCAAAGAAATGCACGTAGGCCACTTGCGCTCGACCATTATTGGCGACTCGCTGGTACGGGTGTTAGAGCGTTTGGGTCACACCGTCATCCGGCAAAATCACGTGGGCGACTGGGGCACACAATTCGGTATGCTGATTGCCGAACTCGAAGAGCACCTAGCCCAGAACGAGAGCGCCAGCATGGCACTTTCCGACCTGGAGGTTTTTTACCAGCAAGCCAAGGCTCACTTTGATGCCGACGAAGCCTTTGCCGATAAAGCCCGAGAATATGTGGTCAAACTGCAATCGGGTGACGAACAGGTGCTAAAGCTGTGGCGCCAATTCAAGCAAGTGTCTCTCGATCACAGCGCTGAAATTTACCAAAAGCTCAACGTCACCCTAAGCGCCGCCGATGTGCGCGGCGAAAGTTATTACAACAACGATCTCGCTCCTATCGTGCAAGAGCTGCAAGAGCAGAAGCTGTGCAGCGAAGACCAGGGCGCGCAAGTAGTATTTTTGCCGGAGTTGGCCGACAAAGAGGGCAACCCCTCGCCGGTAATTGTGCAGAAAAAAGGCGGCGGCTTTTTGTACGCCACGACCGACCTTGCGGCGCTGCGTTATCGCGCGGTGGATTTGAACGCGGACCGTATTCTGTACTTTATCGATGCCCGTCAGTCATTGCATATGCAGCAGGTGTTTACCCTGGCGCGCAAAGCCGGTTTTGTCAGCAACCAGGTGAGCCTGGAGCATCACGCCTTTGGCACCATGATGGGATCCGACGGCAAACCTTTTAAAACCCGCAGCGGCGGAACGGTTAAGCTTTCGGCCCTGCTGGACGAAGCCGTCGATCGCGCTCGCGCGGTTATTACCGATAAAAACCCCGAGCTGGCAGAGGCCGACGAAGTGGCCCGCAAGGTGGGTATTGGTGCGGTTAAGTACGCGGATTTAAGTAAAACCCGCACCAATGATTATGTCTTTAACTGGGACACCATGCTCAGCTTTGAAGGCAATACCGCCCCTTATTTGCAGTACGCCTATACCCGAGTGCAGAGTATTTTTCGCAAGGCCGGGGTGAACCCCGAACAAGTCAGCGCCGATATTGTTATTGGCACCGAACAGGAAAAAGCACTTGCGATTAAACTGCTGCAATTTGGCGAAGTGCTGGCCCAGGTCGCCGAGGATGCTCTGCCCCATGTGCTGTGCAACTATGTCTACGATGTCGCCAGTTTGTATATGCGTTTTTACGAGGCCTGCCCAATTTTGAAATCCGACGTTGAGCCGGCCACCCGCGACAGCCGCTTGCGGCTGTGCCATTTGGTATCGCGCACCATTGCCACCGGCTTGGACATGCTGGGGATTGAAGTCTCCGAACAGATGTAA